The DNA window GGATACGCTGCTACCGTCCGCTGCCTCAAATTCCAGAACCGGTAACGTAGCGCCCACTTCCAGATGAGAGACCTTACGTTCGGCAAAGCGTGAATACCACAGAATATATGTCAGACCACCACCCAGGCCAACGCACACCGCCCAAAACCATTGCTCAATGTCTGCGGTACGCTCCATACCGACGCCCCCCGCCATTGCCACCATTGAAATGACCGGTGCGATCCACATCACCGCGGATTTTTTACCGGTACGTGCCACATTGCCCAAAAACACCCACACAAAAAACAAAACAGCCGGTAACAAAGCCAACACCACCCAGCTCCAGCCCGGTTCACTTATGCTCATCCAGATAGCGCGCGCCGAACCCAATGTAATCAAGGTGAGATAAGCTGATATAAAAAGTGATTTTAAGCGATTCATACGACGGGTCTCCCGGACCGGATTCAGACTCTTACCGGCTTTGATGATCCGCAGGCCAGATTATTACAGCAATAGAATAAAAACCGCTTGGATCACTGATCATACCCCGGATTGTTCCGATCCAGCTTGCGTAGCAAGGCTGGCCAGGCCAGATTTCCTCCCGCCTGCTTCGTAACCGCCGCGGCTTGCGCTTGAGCAGTGGCAATTATGCGCTCATCAATAGGAATCAACGGACCACCCCCAGCCTGAGCCCGCACCTGAATCATGCAGGTGGCCTCGAACAAATACATAAATAAAAAGGCATCCGGGATGCTGTCGGCTACGGTCAGCAAACCGTGATTACGCAACATCAGGAAATTATTATCCGCCAGATCGGCAACCAGGCGCGGCTTTTCTTCGTCCCGCAAAGCGACGCCTTCGTAATCATGGTAACCCAAAGAAGACAACACAAAGATGGATTGCTGAGACAACGGCAGCACCCCTTTTTGCTGCGCAGACACCGCAACACCGTTCACGCTGTGCACGTGCAATACGCACTGGGCATCCTCACGCCCTGCATGAATGGCGCTATGAATGGTGAATCCCGCCGGGTTTATATCGTATTCATTTTGTTCAACTTTTTTGCCCTCCAAGTCCACTTTTACCAGACTTGAAGCTGTAATTTCTTCGAACAACATCCCGTAAGGATTTATAAGGAAGTGATGTTCCGGGCCGGGCACCCGGGCGGAAATATGAGTAAAAATCAGGTCATCCCAACCATATTGGGACACAAGGCGATAACAAGCGGCCAAATTCACCCTCTGTTCCCACTCGAGAGCACTAAAATCGTCTTTTTTCAAATTTTTTCTGAAATTCATGGCTTTCTAACCTCTTGATGGGATTGAGATAATTTTTTATTTTGCAACTTTGATGAGTCATTCTCAAAAAATGTCTCGTAAATCCTAAAATTAGCTCTTATCATAGGCCAATACATTAGATCCAGTGGCCAATAAACCACATTAATCTAGATGTATTTCGCAGCAACTAAGACTGCACTCTCCTAACTAGCCTAAAACAACAAACTAGGGGGTTCGACATGACCGCATTTGAAGATCAA is part of the Ketobacter sp. MCCC 1A13808 genome and encodes:
- a CDS encoding peroxiredoxin family protein, with amino-acid sequence MNRLKSLFISAYLTLITLGSARAIWMSISEPGWSWVVLALLPAVLFFVWVFLGNVARTGKKSAVMWIAPVISMVAMAGGVGMERTADIEQWFWAVCVGLGGGLTYILWYSRFAERKVSHLEVGATLPVLEFEAADGSSVSIADLSGPLLLMFYRGNWCPLCMAQIKEIAASYQTLAEKGVQLMMISPQSHKNTAALAKRFDVPMHFLIDNNLRVAKQLNIEALSGLPAGLEWLGYDSDTVLPTVIITDANRKILYADQTANYRIRPEPDDFLKVLAGAR
- a CDS encoding class II aldolase/adducin family protein, with amino-acid sequence MNFRKNLKKDDFSALEWEQRVNLAACYRLVSQYGWDDLIFTHISARVPGPEHHFLINPYGMLFEEITASSLVKVDLEGKKVEQNEYDINPAGFTIHSAIHAGREDAQCVLHVHSVNGVAVSAQQKGVLPLSQQSIFVLSSLGYHDYEGVALRDEEKPRLVADLADNNFLMLRNHGLLTVADSIPDAFLFMYLFEATCMIQVRAQAGGGPLIPIDERIIATAQAQAAAVTKQAGGNLAWPALLRKLDRNNPGYDQ